TGTTGCCGGAAAATGATGTGATGGCATGAAAAGGGATGATGTTGCTGGTTGTTGGCATCACAATGATTAAATATAGCAAGGCTGGTGGAGAAGGATGAAGGAGAGTCGGGACATGGAGATGTCAAAAGAGGTTTTAGCCGGTTTGTCGGATCAGAAGATGGTGACACGTTGTTCGCAGATGGATGCGACAAGGGAGCAGATGGCTCAGCTGGAGTTCATCGCGATGGATGCTTGTATGGCTGACATCGGTCTTCATTTGTCTGCATTCGGTCAGTCAGATGCTGTATGTGAGATGTCTGCTGTTGAGACGGAACGGTTTGAAAAACTGGTACAGGTGTTGTCGGACTTCGCCCAGAAGCGGATCGCGGCAGGGCACGCCAGACCCGTTTTCAAAATTATATTCAGTGGTGCAGAAGCGGGTGATCCTGTGGGTCACATTGATGGGCAGGAAGCAAATCCGCTGATGGGTGTCCGCGGTGTGTCGCGGTATCTCCGTCCTGAGTGGGCGAAGTTATTTACACTGCAGTGCGAGCTTATCAAGCGCCTGCGTCTGGTCACGGGTGATTTGCCGCTGGCGATCGTGATTCCGTTTGTCCGGACATATAGTGATGCTGCGTCCGTACATGACTTACTCGCGGAGCAAGGACTGTTCAGGGGAAAAGCCGGGCTGCAGGTACATTTCATGTGCGATTTACCGGCAAATGCCTTGATGGCCGATAAATTTCTGCACTACTTTGATGGCATGGTGATCAACCTGGATCATCTGGCGCAATTTTCGCTGGCGATAGATCCGGGGAATACAGCACTGGATTATGCTTCTTACAATAACGACGCGGTGATATTTCTGGCTCAGCGAGCTTTAAAGATGAGCCGGGATGCGGGCAAGCCTTGTGAATTTACTGGCCGGGCGGTCAAAAATTCTGAACCCGTTCGTCGCTGGCTGATTGAGCAGGATGTGAGTCGGGTGATCTGCGGAGACTGATTCGTTGAAACATCAAAAAGGAGCCTTGAACCGGCTCCTTTTTTGATTGGATCCAAATGTCAGGATGAGCAGCTGATTTCCAGCGTTTTTCCCCATTCTGGTGGCTTGGCTGCGAATTGTTCGAATGCCGGATGCTCATCAAAAGGTCGGGCAAGTACGGTCAGTAAATTTTCTATCATGCCGTAGTCTCCTTTTTCAGCCTGCTCGATCGCCGTTTGGGCCAGATAGTTCCGCAGGATGAATTTCGGGTTGTGCATGTGCATGAGTGCAAGGCGTTCTTCGTCGCTTTGCTGTTCCAGCGTCAGGCGTTTGGCATAGAAGCTGAGCCATGTCTGAAGCGGCGCAGTATCACGGATGATTTCAGAAAACAGATGGCTGCTATCAGCCAACTGACTGGCTGGGATCGAAGTTAGTATCCGGAAAAACAGTGTGTAGTCCACGGCCTGAGTTGCCAAAAGATCGAACATCTGGCTGAACAGTGCGCTGTCTTCGTCATGCCGCTCCATGATCCCCAGCTTGTTTCTCATTCGGATGCTGTATTCCTGTTGCAGCCGGGTTTGATAACTGTGCAGAGCGGTGTCAATGGCTTCTTTATCCAGCAGAGGCGTCAGGGCATAACCCAGTGCCGACAGATTCCAGAGCGCAATTGAAGGCTGCTGATTAAAGGCGTAGCGTCCGGTGTAATCGGAATGATTGCAGATAAAACCCGGCTGGTAGTCATCCAGAAAACCATAAGGGCCATAATCAAAGGTCAGTCCAAGCACAGACATGTTGTCTGTATTCATCACCCCGTGAGCGAAGCCAACGGCCTGCCAGTCCGCAATCAGCACAGCGGTCAGATCGACAATGCGCTGGAACATGGCCGCGTACGGGGAAGGGTGATCACGAAGATCTGAAAAGTGCTGTTTGATCAGATAATCCGCCAGTAATTTCAGATCCTCATGGCGCTGGGTGTAAAACAGATATTCAAAGTGTCCGAACCGCAGGTGGCTGTCGGCGACCCGGATCAGGGTCGCGCCTTGTTCTGCTTTTTCACGGTAAACCGGGGTGTCGCTGACCAGAACGGCCAGTGCATGGGTCGTCTGGATGCCCAGACCTTTCATCGCGGCACTGGCCAGATATTCACGGATGCTTGATCGCAGAACAGCCCGTCCGTCTCCCATGCGAGAGTAAGGGGTTTGTCCCGAACCTTTCAGATGAATGTCCCATTTCTTTCCTGCTGACGTCAGTACTTCACCCATCAACAGGCCACGGCCGTCTCCCAGGTCCGGATTGTACTGGCCGAACTGATGTCCGGTGTATTTCATGGCAATGGGTTCAAAGCCCGGTAATTCATCATTCCCTGTGAAAATGTCGGCAAAGTACGGCGTGCCTGCTTCAGCCGGATCCAGTTCAAGCAAATCGCAAATCACAGGATTGACGCTGACCAGAGAAGGATTATCCAAGGGTTGCGGGGTAATGCGTGTCCCAAAATGGCTGGGTAATTCACTGTAGGTATTGTTAAAAATCAGTTCGGTCAGTTTACGCATGCTTGGTGCCATAAAATAAGGGACGGGTGGACTGCCAGTAAGGGTAACAACTTGCCGTGAGTAAACAAGGGACAAAAAGTAGGGCTAATTGAAGCAGATGGCGGGCCTCCTCTGAATTAAGCATAGAAGAGGCCAACCGGACTGTCAGTGGTGAGACCGATTGAGCCGGGATTAGTCAATTGCTTCGATATCAACAATCTTCGAACGGTTCATGATAATTTTCCAGCGCTGAATTTTGGGTTCCTGATCTTCATCGCTTTCACAGGTAATCAGGTTGATCAGATGACGTTTTTCAACTGATTCTCTGGCAACCTGACCATCCCGCATGACATAGATTTTTTGCGAGCCCTTTTCCATCAATGTCGACAGAAATCGCAGATCAAACAGAATGGATTCTTTTGTCTGCTCATAACCTGTCAGAAACTTGGTTGTCGACATCCTTGTGGTGCTTTTGTAATGCAGGATCGTTTCTTCTTTGGCTGAAACCTTATGTTTGCGTGCTTTTCTGACATTATCTTCCAGATCGTCAAACCGCATGTACTCGAGCCACTCAAGCTGTCTGCCAATCAGTTTGTTACTGTTACTGTCGGAAAACTGTTTCCGCCATTTGGGTTTACCTTTTCGGACCCAGCGCCAGAGCGCCTGTTTGAGGTCGTCTTTAAAGACTTCACGGGCCGCATAAATCACGGAAAGGACCAGGATGAAAGAGGCAGTAATGTCCCCGAGTACACCGCGGGCCTCAATCAGCATGATGGTGACAAAGATCATCACAAAACCGGCGGCAAATCCGGTCACCACTTTTTTGGTCGTGTTGCCGAGAACGGTGGTGTTCTCTTTCATAGTCACCGGATATTCAATCAGACGGCGCAGCAGCCGCATTTTGTTCGACATCCGCGTTGGATCGGCAGCAGCACGCTCAGAATTGTAGTTGTTCGTCAGGCGATGCTCAGATTCCGCATCGCAGAAATCCAGAAACAGGCTTTTGATTTCACCATAGTTTTCTGTCCGGGGCAGGTGGGCGACCAGCGAAAGAAAGCGCTGCTCAGTAAACCAGGATAGGTAGTTATCAATGTTCTGGTAGTATTTCAGCAGTTCTTCATCGGTTGGCACATTCCTGCGCAGCCGTTTCAGAATCCCGCCGGAAATGCTGGCGACTTCTTCCAGTTCTTCTGTGGTCCGCTCTACTTTTTCATCAAGAAGTTGGTGAACAGTTTCTTCCAGGGCGACGGCATACTGGTAAGCAAATAAACTCAGACTTAAACGGTACTGGCCCGAAGACAGGTTGCCACGGCTGGCGAGGCGGCTGTGAACCAGAGGCAGATGATGAACATCACTGAAGTAAGTCCGCTTGCCGTGAATGACATTATGATAGAACTCATCTTCAGACATGATGTTGGCGTTCAGGCCAAGCTCACCGGGAATGAAAAGAAAAACATCAAGCTGACGGTTTTTGGCCTCATGAATGACATGAGACAGTTTCAGGTTATGGCCATCTTTCTTTTCAACGGTGATCACTTTACAGATTTTCCTCGCAATTGGGTCGGTTCAGGTAATTTTAGTTGATGCCGCCGTTAAATAGCACCACTTGACAATAGCTTATGGCACGACAGCATGTTTTTTGTTCAGAAAGTCTGTTTTTGGTCAGGCAGTCTGAATCAACATCACGTATAATGCGCGTTTCAAAATAGCGTGCTTTCTCCGGTGCCGCATCAGCTTTGTGTCAGAAGTT
This DNA window, taken from Photobacterium sp. CCB-ST2H9, encodes the following:
- a CDS encoding putative PEP-binding protein codes for the protein MEMSKEVLAGLSDQKMVTRCSQMDATREQMAQLEFIAMDACMADIGLHLSAFGQSDAVCEMSAVETERFEKLVQVLSDFAQKRIAAGHARPVFKIIFSGAEAGDPVGHIDGQEANPLMGVRGVSRYLRPEWAKLFTLQCELIKRLRLVTGDLPLAIVIPFVRTYSDAASVHDLLAEQGLFRGKAGLQVHFMCDLPANALMADKFLHYFDGMVINLDHLAQFSLAIDPGNTALDYASYNNDAVIFLAQRALKMSRDAGKPCEFTGRAVKNSEPVRRWLIEQDVSRVICGD
- a CDS encoding YdiU family protein, which gives rise to MRKLTELIFNNTYSELPSHFGTRITPQPLDNPSLVSVNPVICDLLELDPAEAGTPYFADIFTGNDELPGFEPIAMKYTGHQFGQYNPDLGDGRGLLMGEVLTSAGKKWDIHLKGSGQTPYSRMGDGRAVLRSSIREYLASAAMKGLGIQTTHALAVLVSDTPVYREKAEQGATLIRVADSHLRFGHFEYLFYTQRHEDLKLLADYLIKQHFSDLRDHPSPYAAMFQRIVDLTAVLIADWQAVGFAHGVMNTDNMSVLGLTFDYGPYGFLDDYQPGFICNHSDYTGRYAFNQQPSIALWNLSALGYALTPLLDKEAIDTALHSYQTRLQQEYSIRMRNKLGIMERHDEDSALFSQMFDLLATQAVDYTLFFRILTSIPASQLADSSHLFSEIIRDTAPLQTWLSFYAKRLTLEQQSDEERLALMHMHNPKFILRNYLAQTAIEQAEKGDYGMIENLLTVLARPFDEHPAFEQFAAKPPEWGKTLEISCSS